In a genomic window of Infirmifilum sp. NZ:
- a CDS encoding S8 family peptidase: MIIDPNVLSSGSDYSRVLIHVKAITSEVHVTSFNSKPRGVDIAEAVGIKPSLAESLNLRPIHYFGPLGVLSALLSPRNLKSYLDSLPRSVEAVEKAPVAYASLNVSVPLIGGDYTWESGFTGKGVRVAVIDSGVDKSHPDLRSRVVQEKSFTPEPPADYNGHGTHVAGIIASSHTVYRGVAPEAEIINAKALTSSGFGFSDDIIAAYLWSASEAKADVVNMSFGISFPTNYVPVILDKLGRFLNSEAKKGRLLFAAAGNAGPEPGTIDFPALVPGVIAVAATDKGGRVAPYSGSGSEELKMLVGELKPNIAAPGGLGSQDAEPQDNIISSLTTQISEYYKSKLSAWIIDDHHVAMAGTSMAAPHASGAAAVLLNRLRELGLDNYSERYPLVYGALAGTARDTGAPEYRQGHGLINLREAVRQLGKHRIDVPEIPPTFNEKLVKIAQRPSKTAREDLDAQLVAALIGAGAGILVGALAGLAFGTRDKIKGLLNKLQLAQTAYQAGLITADEYQLYAQYISEEIRKLLGK; this comes from the coding sequence ATGATTATTGATCCTAATGTACTATCCAGTGGAAGCGATTACTCCCGGGTTCTAATTCACGTAAAGGCGATCACCAGCGAAGTCCACGTCACATCGTTCAACTCGAAGCCAAGAGGAGTGGACATCGCGGAGGCCGTCGGGATAAAACCGTCTCTAGCCGAAAGCCTCAACCTTAGGCCCATACACTATTTCGGCCCCCTAGGTGTGCTGTCAGCGTTGCTATCTCCCCGAAATCTAAAGAGCTACCTCGACAGCTTACCCCGGAGCGTGGAGGCTGTAGAGAAAGCACCTGTAGCTTACGCCAGTTTAAACGTCTCGGTTCCGCTAATAGGCGGTGATTACACCTGGGAGAGCGGTTTCACCGGGAAGGGCGTGAGAGTCGCAGTCATAGACTCCGGAGTAGACAAAAGCCACCCCGATTTGCGTAGCAGGGTCGTGCAAGAGAAGAGCTTCACCCCGGAGCCGCCTGCAGACTATAACGGGCACGGCACGCACGTAGCGGGGATAATAGCCAGCAGCCACACAGTATACCGCGGGGTTGCGCCCGAGGCCGAAATAATCAACGCGAAAGCCCTAACTAGTAGCGGTTTTGGCTTCTCTGACGACATCATAGCCGCATACCTGTGGTCTGCCAGCGAGGCTAAAGCTGATGTAGTCAACATGAGCTTCGGCATCAGCTTCCCAACAAACTATGTCCCCGTAATCCTTGACAAGCTGGGCAGGTTCCTCAACAGCGAAGCTAAGAAAGGAAGACTTCTCTTCGCGGCGGCTGGCAACGCGGGCCCGGAACCCGGAACGATCGACTTCCCAGCGCTGGTTCCAGGAGTTATCGCCGTGGCCGCTACCGACAAAGGCGGGCGGGTGGCCCCCTACAGCGGTAGCGGAAGCGAGGAGCTGAAGATGCTGGTTGGAGAGCTGAAGCCGAACATCGCCGCACCCGGTGGTCTGGGTTCGCAGGATGCTGAGCCTCAGGACAACATCATATCTTCCCTCACAACGCAGATCAGCGAGTACTATAAGAGTAAGCTTTCAGCGTGGATCATCGACGATCACCACGTGGCTATGGCTGGGACGAGCATGGCTGCCCCCCATGCGAGCGGTGCCGCAGCAGTGCTACTGAATAGGCTCCGGGAACTCGGCCTAGACAACTACTCCGAGAGGTACCCGCTCGTATACGGCGCGCTCGCCGGGACTGCCAGAGACACTGGCGCTCCAGAGTACAGGCAAGGGCACGGCTTAATAAACCTGAGAGAAGCAGTAAGGCAGCTTGGGAAGCACAGGATCGACGTGCCCGAAATTCCACCCACCTTTAACGAAAAACTGGTAAAAATCGCCCAGAGACCTTCAAAAACAGCACGAGAAGACCTCGACGCCCAGCTCGTGGCAGCTCTCATCGGTGCAGGTGCAGGAATCCTAGTTGGAGCGTTGGCAGGCTTAGCCTTCGGTACCAGGGATAAAATAAAGGGGCTTCTCAACAAGTTGCAACTTGCGCAGACAGCCTACCAGGCTGGCCTCATAACCGCTGACGAGTACCAGCTTTACGCGCAGTACATCAGCGAAGAGATAAGGAAACTGCTGGGAAAATAA
- a CDS encoding HD domain-containing protein, translated as MRKRINFEKPKYFNVDPLFELLGSLVGLAQNIAKSSNFTFARNFPHFAEHGSDHGEFVAKNIEAFHSFTPPSYARNSPFITSEELRLFKIAGYLHDIGMCTSLKLLDRINVDLKHVEQTSTESFRKNLTKMRWEFKSNIRKTFCLDESRLCYREDLFLPYPISGGDFPLHVKALKLATESVVRALHSWISGAVLNSSWFTNEILSRNIGQVNEELIKALATLAEYHSSKTELEKVREVEKMDKRMEKNVEMRKLVAILRFIDAVDVRRERAYFHKFPELIGEVLETDATQLKHLVFKTPVKEARVRTDWNQNFIVAEIKYDLGSTYSRVDPRLLVLYSILFEVGGNIGKDYIAFTNTLRNLGYTGIADRVALSVAIGSRSFTLNHEAVERLKSLYREVEENAREFSDEDFRGEIYSSFRESLKATRMINGLIYNKPELKLSPYDIVALLSQTVDSEEENNKHALEHLQEATHIGAHNIEEFYERFVDEYLRPI; from the coding sequence ATGAGAAAAAGAATAAATTTTGAAAAACCTAAGTATTTTAATGTGGATCCCTTGTTTGAGCTCCTCGGGAGTTTGGTTGGTCTTGCCCAAAATATTGCTAAGAGCAGCAATTTCACTTTCGCGAGGAATTTCCCTCACTTCGCTGAACATGGCTCCGACCATGGGGAATTCGTGGCAAAAAACATTGAGGCATTCCACTCGTTTACCCCTCCCTCTTATGCTAGAAACAGCCCTTTCATAACTTCAGAAGAGCTGAGGCTTTTCAAGATCGCTGGCTACCTGCACGACATCGGCATGTGCACATCCCTAAAACTGCTCGACCGTATAAACGTGGACTTAAAACATGTAGAGCAGACATCTACAGAGTCCTTCAGAAAAAATCTCACTAAAATGAGGTGGGAGTTTAAAAGCAACATTAGAAAAACATTCTGCCTTGATGAAAGCAGGTTATGCTACCGTGAAGATCTATTTCTGCCCTACCCTATTAGTGGTGGGGACTTCCCGCTCCACGTAAAAGCCCTAAAGCTGGCTACGGAGAGCGTTGTGAGAGCGCTCCACTCGTGGATAAGCGGAGCAGTTTTAAACTCATCCTGGTTCACGAATGAAATTCTGAGTAGAAATATCGGACAGGTTAATGAAGAGTTGATAAAAGCTCTAGCCACGCTAGCCGAGTACCACTCTTCAAAGACTGAGCTCGAGAAAGTCAGAGAGGTGGAAAAGATGGATAAGCGCATGGAAAAGAACGTGGAAATGCGAAAACTTGTAGCCATCTTGAGATTCATCGATGCAGTAGATGTCAGGAGAGAGCGCGCATACTTTCACAAGTTCCCCGAGCTTATAGGAGAAGTGTTAGAGACCGACGCGACGCAGCTTAAGCACCTAGTTTTTAAAACGCCAGTAAAGGAAGCGCGCGTTCGCACAGATTGGAACCAAAACTTCATCGTTGCTGAGATAAAATATGACTTAGGCTCAACTTACTCTCGCGTAGATCCAAGGCTCCTGGTGCTGTACTCGATTCTCTTTGAGGTCGGCGGGAACATCGGGAAAGATTACATAGCGTTTACAAACACACTCCGAAACCTCGGCTACACTGGCATAGCTGATCGCGTTGCGCTCAGCGTAGCTATAGGCAGTCGAAGTTTCACCCTCAACCATGAGGCGGTAGAAAGGCTCAAGAGTTTATACAGGGAAGTGGAAGAGAACGCCCGCGAGTTTTCTGATGAGGATTTTAGAGGTGAGATCTACTCGAGCTTCAGAGAGTCCCTTAAAGCAACAAGAATGATAAACGGGCTTATCTACAACAAACCAGAGCTGAAGCTGAGCCCTTACGACATTGTAGCGCTTCTCTCGCAAACCGTAGACAGCGAAGAGGAGAACAATAAGCACGCGCTGGAACACCTTCAGGAGGCTACACACATCGGAGCCCACAACATTGAGGAATTCTACGAACGGTTCGTGGATGAATACTTAAGGCCTATTTGA
- a CDS encoding COG1470 family protein, with the protein MSFTDRLRRYLELKRRIREELGLILKSSVYDLVEIFAEEPEKLERYQTSWKKLKEEVPSSSLHRNHEQELLALLREVEAKLKRVAQLLEAKPEVEVGYSSGEVVVYPGDEATLRVLVRNPYWRRATVDVRVEAGGGVEFDRGKVYEGRVELAPGEEKSLTLKVKGLSPGVTSLKSVSVKAVFEGGEEFSKSFEGVKIIVKKLPEIKVERKVERGAVNGVDGYRVTVTVENRSDDYVELRARESLPQDLLLQPGVEVGWQGRLGPGEKATYEYFLKAPPEELELPPVVIEVLLGTSIKPYQFDSTIVKLKPLKPAGEGKPTLAEHGKVEGKEEGVVEERASQLEFSPENLMSELAKAGVSAFLGYVIGSGFVPEIKRMPKQVFIHQDLRWSTRKIGDEEVTVIFEDPETVVVEDREDFIQIRPATVSEIVASTTAKLAWILEREFINWVIGSSKNLEEMGRVKVEEPKPLFNLSEFKKELEKTGVPVDEQRLKELPSNLYTVITVGGGVLRKATVKVYVFSLARVSELYRNLVDHRPLSLAEAREMIKGINVEDAEENIIIFASPTGWDSPSTTEAKRDPNPHKHTVLVDLKTGELFYNAAKPLLKTLVDTIFTGFSLTAAPIESEDVDKYASLLLRGVIDEKSFLEEVLKHAKTARKAESSGEKVLEEG; encoded by the coding sequence GTGAGCTTTACTGATAGGCTGAGGAGGTATCTTGAGCTTAAGCGACGCATAAGAGAAGAGCTCGGTTTAATTTTAAAAAGTTCCGTGTACGATCTCGTAGAGATTTTCGCCGAAGAGCCTGAAAAATTAGAAAGGTATCAAACCTCGTGGAAGAAGCTAAAAGAGGAAGTCCCCAGCTCGTCTCTTCATAGGAATCACGAGCAAGAGCTCCTTGCCTTACTCAGGGAGGTTGAGGCCAAACTAAAAAGGGTTGCGCAGCTTTTGGAGGCAAAACCGGAGGTGGAGGTGGGGTACAGTAGCGGAGAGGTGGTCGTTTACCCTGGGGACGAGGCCACACTTCGGGTGCTTGTGAGAAACCCCTACTGGAGGCGGGCGACAGTGGATGTGAGGGTGGAGGCTGGGGGCGGTGTCGAGTTTGATAGAGGCAAAGTCTACGAGGGAAGAGTTGAGCTAGCTCCGGGAGAGGAGAAAAGCCTAACGCTCAAGGTTAAGGGGCTGAGCCCAGGTGTGACCAGCCTCAAAAGCGTCTCCGTGAAAGCTGTTTTCGAGGGTGGTGAGGAATTTTCGAAGAGTTTTGAGGGCGTGAAGATCATTGTGAAGAAACTTCCGGAAATCAAGGTCGAGAGAAAGGTCGAGAGAGGGGCTGTCAATGGAGTGGACGGGTACCGTGTAACTGTGACTGTTGAGAACAGGAGCGACGACTATGTGGAGCTCAGGGCTAGGGAGAGCCTGCCGCAGGATCTGCTTCTCCAACCCGGGGTAGAGGTGGGTTGGCAAGGGCGCTTAGGTCCCGGGGAAAAAGCGACCTATGAGTACTTTCTGAAGGCTCCGCCGGAAGAGCTAGAGCTACCACCCGTGGTGATAGAGGTCCTGTTGGGCACTAGCATCAAGCCCTACCAGTTTGACTCGACGATCGTTAAGCTGAAGCCTCTGAAGCCTGCCGGCGAGGGGAAGCCTACACTCGCTGAGCACGGTAAGGTTGAGGGCAAGGAAGAGGGGGTGGTGGAAGAGAGAGCTTCTCAGCTAGAGTTTTCACCAGAAAACCTCATGTCAGAGCTCGCTAAAGCGGGTGTGAGCGCTTTTCTAGGATACGTCATTGGTTCGGGCTTCGTCCCCGAGATAAAGAGGATGCCGAAGCAGGTGTTTATTCACCAAGATCTACGCTGGAGTACTAGGAAGATAGGCGATGAAGAAGTAACGGTGATATTTGAAGACCCGGAGACCGTTGTCGTCGAGGATCGTGAAGATTTCATCCAGATAAGGCCTGCAACGGTGTCGGAGATCGTAGCGTCCACCACAGCGAAGCTCGCGTGGATCCTCGAGAGAGAGTTCATAAACTGGGTGATAGGCTCCAGTAAAAACCTTGAGGAAATGGGAAGAGTTAAGGTGGAGGAGCCTAAGCCACTCTTCAACCTAAGCGAGTTTAAAAAGGAGCTGGAAAAAACCGGTGTTCCCGTCGACGAGCAGCGGCTTAAAGAGCTCCCCTCTAACTTGTACACAGTTATCACTGTTGGTGGAGGTGTTTTAAGGAAAGCGACTGTGAAGGTATACGTGTTTTCGCTCGCCCGAGTCAGCGAACTCTACAGAAACCTTGTCGACCACAGGCCTCTCTCGCTTGCTGAGGCTCGTGAAATGATAAAGGGGATTAATGTGGAGGATGCGGAGGAAAACATCATAATATTTGCGTCTCCAACAGGCTGGGATTCGCCGTCTACAACAGAGGCTAAGCGAGACCCTAACCCGCACAAGCACACTGTGCTCGTTGACTTGAAGACAGGTGAGCTCTTCTACAATGCTGCAAAGCCTCTCCTTAAAACGCTTGTTGACACTATTTTCACCGGTTTTTCACTCACCGCGGCACCCATCGAATCGGAGGATGTCGACAAGTACGCGTCCCTCTTGCTTAGGGGGGTCATTGATGAGAAGAGCTTCCTTGAGGAAGTTCTGAAGCATGCGAAGACTGCACGGAAAGCAGAGAGTTCAGGGGAAAAAGTGCTTGAGGAAGGTTGA
- a CDS encoding M48 family metalloprotease, with product MQSVCPVCGRLNPESARFCLYCGGNLSISETRYIYPEEYEHPLDREAQNFIDSTVFLPALMKLVSNLVASFQRIAAIGHYVKVSEKNYPRVHRLVLECAERLSLPRLPEVYVSGRLPEGWNAFSIGSDEKPIVVIGSEVVSNLEDDELKFVIGHEFGHIKSNHLVYTTALYALANLASLGLPDLLGLPAYIVGNALLKVALSKWLHAAEFTCDRAGLICSGKLDASQKALLKVHLRSKDVSEVDVDSYVSQVDKEVTWSILVKLAELEQSHPFVPYRLRELKTFYNSQVFHDIIAKLNSAESGQTVPVFANRVYYGGLPYRKGNWLERTVYLPREVKSANLSFKAVPINDPWIERHATLELNGYRVLDDARVKVREGVAWSGM from the coding sequence ATGCAGAGTGTTTGCCCCGTCTGCGGCAGGCTAAACCCGGAGAGCGCGAGGTTCTGCCTGTACTGTGGGGGCAACCTGAGCATCAGCGAGACGAGGTACATTTACCCCGAGGAGTACGAGCACCCTTTGGACAGGGAGGCGCAGAACTTCATAGATTCGACTGTATTCCTGCCTGCGCTTATGAAGCTGGTCTCAAACCTTGTAGCTTCGTTCCAGCGAATCGCCGCGATCGGTCACTACGTCAAAGTGAGCGAGAAGAACTACCCACGCGTTCACAGGCTCGTGCTGGAGTGCGCGGAGAGGCTTTCGCTCCCTAGGCTCCCGGAAGTCTACGTCTCAGGGAGGCTCCCTGAGGGCTGGAACGCCTTCAGCATTGGATCCGATGAGAAGCCTATCGTTGTCATTGGTAGCGAGGTTGTCTCGAACCTCGAGGATGATGAGTTGAAGTTCGTGATCGGGCACGAGTTCGGGCACATCAAGAGCAACCACTTGGTGTACACTACGGCGCTTTATGCTCTCGCGAACCTCGCGAGCCTAGGTCTCCCAGACTTACTCGGGCTACCGGCCTATATCGTTGGGAACGCACTTCTTAAAGTTGCCTTGAGTAAGTGGTTGCACGCTGCAGAGTTTACATGTGACAGGGCTGGCCTTATCTGCTCGGGCAAGCTGGACGCGTCTCAAAAGGCGCTCCTAAAGGTTCACCTTCGCTCAAAAGACGTGAGCGAGGTTGATGTCGATAGCTATGTGTCTCAAGTGGATAAGGAGGTAACGTGGAGCATTCTAGTTAAACTGGCCGAGCTCGAGCAATCGCACCCGTTTGTGCCGTACCGGTTGCGGGAGCTCAAGACGTTCTACAACTCGCAGGTTTTCCATGACATTATTGCCAAGCTCAACTCAGCCGAGTCGGGTCAAACGGTACCCGTGTTCGCGAACCGGGTGTACTACGGTGGTCTCCCGTACCGGAAAGGTAACTGGTTGGAGAGAACAGTCTACCTCCCAAGGGAGGTGAAGTCCGCCAACCTCTCGTTCAAGGCTGTCCCCATCAACGACCCGTGGATCGAAAGGCACGCAACCCTCGAGCTCAACGGTTACAGGGTTTTAGACGACGCGCGGGTTAAAGTGCGCGAGGGGGTAGCGTGGAGTGGGATGTGA
- a CDS encoding serine/threonine protein kinase has translation MSFERLVERVSYLLEAYGRHGSPADYAYRLSELCALADELGVPGLCDYGKRSLEQWVKEGKSQGYILSKLKEWCDLLVDKAPLLREASEDLRRRIATPDDLKQLQPPQPGGVILTRSVIVKRGASGRLYLELRNDTDFRAVVTRVVFDGDVKLALPLGFIEVRPRSSALIEREVLVKSDPSYVEVSFKQVGGENRLKGGVSLRLAEKAVDYRELLGKPVEALRSASSVEACRERVTTRERFGEWEAYCKLSEGGFSETYLATRGKEWGVVKVAREDPESRRAIEREYDILSSAKGLPGNVRAHVVEVIDHGVSAVGLPYIVLRYYPKGNLLSVAGRLDEKSALAVLLQIGGTLMELYTRGIIRKHGDLKPENVLIDDEGRPVIADFGVALEPRYTMRSQATTPGYGCRADDERADVYALGRLLVDMIRGVEAPEDSVPASLSTLVRASRAKRGDGSCDPANIPRMEEFIKVVQDRLLLF, from the coding sequence TTGAGCTTTGAGCGGCTTGTAGAGAGGGTTTCATACCTACTGGAGGCGTACGGCAGGCATGGGAGCCCAGCCGACTACGCGTACAGGCTTAGCGAGCTCTGCGCGCTCGCGGACGAGCTGGGGGTGCCTGGGCTGTGCGACTACGGCAAGCGCTCGTTGGAGCAGTGGGTCAAGGAGGGTAAGAGCCAAGGCTACATCCTGAGCAAGCTCAAGGAGTGGTGTGACCTCCTCGTTGACAAGGCCCCGCTACTCAGGGAGGCGTCCGAGGATTTGAGAAGGCGCATCGCAACCCCCGACGACCTCAAGCAACTGCAACCCCCGCAGCCAGGCGGGGTTATCCTTACCCGCTCCGTGATAGTGAAGAGAGGCGCCTCAGGTAGGCTCTACCTCGAGTTGAGGAACGACACCGACTTTAGGGCTGTCGTCACTCGGGTCGTGTTCGACGGCGACGTTAAGCTGGCGCTCCCCCTTGGCTTCATCGAAGTCAGGCCTCGTAGCTCAGCGCTCATTGAGAGGGAAGTGCTCGTGAAGTCTGATCCAAGCTACGTGGAGGTCAGCTTTAAGCAAGTGGGCGGCGAGAATCGCCTTAAGGGGGGTGTCTCGCTGAGGCTTGCCGAAAAAGCTGTGGACTACAGGGAGCTACTCGGGAAGCCTGTCGAGGCGCTAAGGTCCGCCTCAAGTGTGGAGGCATGCCGTGAGAGGGTGACCACGCGGGAGAGGTTCGGCGAGTGGGAAGCCTACTGCAAGCTCTCCGAGGGAGGGTTTAGCGAGACTTACCTAGCCACGCGGGGCAAGGAGTGGGGGGTGGTGAAAGTCGCGAGAGAGGATCCCGAATCGAGGAGGGCGATCGAGAGGGAGTATGATATCCTCTCCTCCGCTAAGGGCCTCCCGGGGAACGTGAGGGCTCACGTAGTCGAAGTTATTGACCACGGGGTCAGCGCGGTCGGGCTACCTTACATCGTTCTCAGGTACTACCCAAAGGGGAACCTGCTGAGCGTGGCGGGGCGGCTCGACGAAAAGAGCGCCCTGGCCGTGCTCCTGCAAATCGGCGGAACCCTCATGGAGCTGTACACGAGGGGAATAATAAGGAAGCACGGGGACCTCAAACCCGAGAACGTGCTCATAGACGACGAAGGGAGACCTGTGATAGCGGACTTCGGCGTAGCCCTCGAGCCAAGGTACACGATGAGGAGTCAGGCCACGACACCCGGCTACGGTTGCAGAGCCGACGACGAGCGGGCGGACGTCTACGCGCTGGGAAGGCTCCTCGTGGACATGATCAGGGGGGTCGAAGCCCCAGAGGATAGCGTCCCCGCCTCTTTAAGCACTCTCGTGAGAGCCTCCCGCGCCAAGAGAGGGGACGGTTCCTGCGACCCCGCTAACATACCCAGGATGGAGGAGTTCATCAAGGTGGTACAAGACCGCTTACTGCTCTTTTAA
- a CDS encoding ankyrin repeat domain-containing protein — protein sequence MSELHFAAGIGDLEKIRMLLERGADINARDNIGWTPLHFAAIAGKLDVARLLIEKGADVNARGVFGDTPLHYAAMNGHLDVVKLLVDSGADVDARDEYGRTPWDLARERGHVEVVRLLESAEEGRSAQPARLQPVKSQPAEQLLVSVEAPRLVAGEWGSLKVRLSGRARLLLEGEVDWLDPGEAEGLIEIPVRLKKAGRVPVVLVARWEGGEERRVVWLEAAERAERSPLREQATLRACPSCGAPVEPWAKYCWRCGAKL from the coding sequence ATGAGCGAACTCCACTTCGCGGCAGGTATAGGGGACTTGGAAAAAATTAGAATGCTCCTCGAGCGAGGCGCTGACATAAACGCCAGGGACAATATCGGCTGGACGCCGCTGCACTTCGCCGCTATTGCCGGCAAGTTGGATGTGGCTAGGCTCCTGATAGAGAAGGGGGCAGACGTGAACGCCAGGGGCGTGTTTGGCGATACGCCGCTGCACTATGCCGCTATGAACGGCCACCTGGATGTGGTAAAGCTTCTCGTCGATAGCGGCGCTGACGTGGACGCTAGGGACGAGTATGGCAGGACGCCCTGGGATCTCGCCCGGGAGAGAGGTCACGTGGAGGTTGTTAGGCTCCTCGAGTCGGCGGAGGAGGGGCGGTCGGCCCAGCCAGCTAGGCTACAACCTGTGAAAAGCCAGCCCGCGGAGCAGCTCCTCGTGTCGGTTGAGGCCCCCCGGCTTGTTGCTGGCGAGTGGGGCTCCCTGAAGGTCAGGCTCAGCGGCAGGGCTAGGCTTCTGCTTGAGGGCGAGGTGGATTGGCTGGACCCCGGCGAAGCCGAGGGCCTCATCGAGATCCCAGTGAGGCTGAAGAAAGCTGGAAGAGTGCCCGTCGTCCTAGTGGCCAGGTGGGAGGGCGGGGAGGAGAGGAGAGTCGTGTGGCTCGAGGCAGCCGAGCGGGCGGAGCGCTCTCCGCTCCGGGAGCAGGCAACGCTACGCGCCTGCCCGAGTTGCGGCGCCCCAGTAGAGCCCTGGGCGAAGTACTGCTGGAGGTGCGGTGCTAAGCTGTAA
- a CDS encoding serine/threonine-protein kinase, with product MSALDEVERALGELKRVMVNGYGFASAKHLLREAKERLMKDDYTGCLDLLRKARREAERERRIASEVRRICEGAGPALRRMCEDVVSRVRAGDLDSAEELLERLRRTPVSEELLEKPKRTPVTPLLECSYDDVVPFLSRPLPGTSTGYGCEPTIEVAWLRDLLGATRVRCCKLSEGGWGVVYLCDSDKGRVAVKLPHYAESVLLGRERPTLDSPPPEVEALMRLSHPHLLRLLEARKSLLVYEYADGGSLDWQLRSGYRPSADSLLLLAVQVGDALRYVHRRGVVHGDVKPSNILLVGGVAKLADFSSAKLVARSPGPPSAFTPGYTAPEQVDESLRRRVAELGLEDRVDVYQLGSTLLHLATGEPLDGRQASREEVERRTGRLDWRLAALLREMLAPDPARRPSAEDVSKKACALLKASSVR from the coding sequence ATGAGCGCGCTCGACGAGGTTGAGAGAGCGCTGGGAGAACTCAAAAGAGTTATGGTGAATGGTTATGGCTTCGCTTCAGCGAAGCACCTCCTGAGGGAGGCAAAGGAGCGGTTGATGAAAGACGACTACACCGGGTGCCTGGATCTCCTCAGGAAGGCGAGGAGGGAGGCGGAGAGGGAGAGAAGGATAGCCTCCGAGGTGAGGCGCATCTGCGAGGGCGCTGGCCCCGCGCTAAGGAGAATGTGCGAGGACGTTGTGAGCAGGGTAAGGGCCGGGGACCTCGACTCGGCCGAAGAGCTACTCGAAAGGCTCAGGAGAACACCTGTTTCTGAAGAGTTGCTTGAGAAGCCCAAAAGAACACCTGTTACTCCTCTCCTTGAGTGCTCCTACGACGACGTTGTTCCCTTCCTCAGCCGCCCTCTTCCCGGCACCTCTACTGGCTACGGCTGCGAGCCCACGATCGAGGTGGCGTGGCTCAGGGATCTTCTCGGGGCGACAAGGGTCAGGTGCTGCAAGCTCAGCGAGGGCGGGTGGGGCGTGGTCTACCTGTGCGACAGCGATAAGGGGAGAGTTGCGGTCAAGCTGCCGCACTACGCTGAGAGCGTGCTCCTCGGCCGTGAGAGGCCCACGCTCGACTCTCCGCCGCCCGAGGTCGAGGCGCTGATGCGCCTGAGCCACCCGCACCTACTCAGGCTACTTGAGGCCCGGAAGTCCCTCCTGGTCTACGAGTACGCTGACGGCGGCTCACTAGACTGGCAGCTGCGAAGTGGGTACAGGCCGTCCGCGGACAGCCTCCTGCTCCTGGCTGTGCAGGTCGGCGACGCGCTGCGCTACGTCCACAGGCGCGGGGTGGTGCACGGAGATGTGAAGCCCTCCAACATCCTCCTAGTCGGGGGCGTCGCGAAGCTCGCCGACTTCTCCTCCGCGAAGCTCGTGGCCAGGAGCCCGGGGCCCCCCTCGGCCTTCACGCCAGGCTACACTGCGCCGGAGCAGGTGGACGAGAGTCTGCGGAGGAGGGTTGCCGAGCTGGGCCTCGAGGACAGGGTGGACGTGTACCAGCTGGGCTCCACGCTGCTGCACCTAGCCACCGGCGAGCCGCTCGACGGGAGGCAAGCAAGCAGGGAGGAGGTGGAGCGGAGAACAGGGAGGCTCGACTGGAGGCTCGCCGCGCTGCTGAGAGAGATGCTAGCGCCTGACCCCGCGAGGAGGCCCTCCGCGGAGGACGTTTCAAAAAAGGCCTGCGCCCTGCTGAAGGCGAGCTCGGTGCGCTAG